The Chryseobacterium glaciei DNA window CGATATATGTAACCGAAAGACTTTTTATTTAGATAAAATATATTTTCGATATAGTGATTTATACGCACAATAAAATTAGCATAAAAACGCTCAATCGCTGTCTGTTAATACTGATCCATACCTTGGATTTTATGAACATTAATTATATCAATCTACATATTTAAAAACAACTTATGAGTACAAATTATCTAATGAAAACGCGAAGGTATTTGACAATTGGAACAAAAAAGTGCCTGACCTCATTTGTGGTACAGGCATCTTTTTTATTACCGACAGAAATATTAAGACCCTTAATTGTTTAAAACAGCCCCAAGACCTCTCTTCAGAATAATCACTTGACAAATTAATTATGAACCTTACATGCTACATTGTTGATGATGAACATCATTGCATCACTTTTATTACTGACCTTATCAAGGAAACACAGTTATTCAGGATCATCGGTACTGCGACTGATCCAAGAACTGCAATAACGGAGATAAAGGAACTAAAGCCTGATGTTATATTTACAGATATCAATATGCCATATATTTCGGGTATTGATCTAGCAGCCCAAGTTGAGCACATAGGGTTAGTGGTATTTATTAGTTCTGACATACTATTTTCGCACCCACGGATAGATCTTCAGAAGTCCATGTTTTTAGGTAAGCCGGTGAGCTTACGTGATTTCTCAAAAGCTGCCGCTCAAATTAAATCAAGATTAGGTCATAAGTGATAACAGCAGTATAAATGTAATAGGGATAAGGTCAGCAAAAAGATTGATTATTTATGGCATCCCTGTCGGGCGGGCTTTCTGCTATATCTCCCATACCGGAGGATGCCGCTGCAATTCCTGATGCAGAAAAACCGCATTTTCAATGCACTGATTTTTAAGTATCAGTAGGAACCTGCGCCAACCCATATTTGTATTCAGTCAATTTCAATGGATGATTGTCTACGTCTATTCTTTGTTTGGCTTTAAGTCTGCTTTTAGGCTTTATGAACTCTCTTTGTTTTAAACATATCTTTTGCGACATTTATCATTCGTAACGATGTTAAGTATTCCGAGGGGTCATCGACGATTACATTCTCCATGATCAACAATTGCTCACCTGGCATAAATTTCAAAACGTGTTTTTCATTTTTAATTGTAATTATATAATAATCACCGTCCTGCTCAATTTTACGGACTAATCCTAAATTGATCAGATAATTCCCAATTTTAAGATCTTTAGCTTCAACCTTTTTTATATCCTCAATCATATCATTAGGTTAGTGAAAATAAATACTAATATAAATATAATCTGCACCTTTGACTATAGTATGAGGGTAGTAAAGATTTTGAACCTTAATATGAGAAAACAGTTACGACAACCATTGAGTTTAAAGTCTGGGAATGCATTATTTTTCTCGCTTGCTTTGTAAATCTTAACTGTACAGAAAAACAGATCGAATCGAAATTAACTCAATGTATCAAGGAAGATTTTCTACAATTAGTTTTTTTTACCAGTCTAATCAACATTGTTTTTACAAGCTGTAGCTATAACTATTTGATAATCAAATTAAGAGAAATAATTACAAAAATTACCTTGAATTTTGTTGCATGAATCAGGGATTTCTCCTATATTTGCACCAGCAATTGCAGCTAACAAAATAAGATATCAGAATCGAATGAGTAATTCGATGAGTTAACAAAACAGAATTTTGTAAATCACTGATAATAAGCATATTACTCGATAGGTGGTATTCCCCTACGGGCTACAAAAGAGACTTTATTTTTAAAGTCTCTTTTTTTGCTTTTATATCTAAAACCTATTCTTTACATAATTTATTCTGTCATAATTATAAAAATGCTTACCTTTGCAATCATCAGATGATAAGATGTATATGTTATGCAAATTCAAAGAAAAACATTAGCTCAAGAAGTAGCGGAAAGATTGATCGAAGGTATTCTTAATGAAGAATATCCTGTCGGTGAAAAATTACCGATCGAACCTGAGCTTATGAAAATCTATGGTGTAGGAAGATCGAGCATTCGTGAGGCGATAAAAATTCTATCGATTAAAGGTGTATTGAGTGTACAACAGGGTGTGGGAACATTTGTAGTTTCTAAAAACATTCAGGAATCATTGGATATTCAAATGAGTAAAGCAGAAATTGAAGAAGTTCTTGAAGTAAGATCTCTGCTAGATTCAAAAATTGCAGCAAAGGCAGCCATCAATCATACTGAGAAAGAATTAAAAGCAATTAAAGCTTACTTAGATCTTAGAGAGCAATTGGCTGAAGAAAATAAAGCACAAGAATGTTATCTAGCAGATATTAACTTCCATGTCGCGATTGCTGAAGCTTGTGGAAATACACTGTTAATGGACATTTATAAAATTGCGAGTAAGAATATTCTTAGAAGTTTCGAAACCAATCATAACAATAATACCCATTCTTTTAAGATCTCACAGAACATACATACGGAACTTTACAACAGCATAGAAAGTAAAGATCCAGAGAGAGCCGCTCTTATTGCTCAAAAAATTGTCGAAAAATTATATTACTAATAAAATTAATCATTAAAATTATAACAAAATTCATCAGATGACAAGATGAATTTAAAATCACTACAATATGGATAACATACAGACTAAAACAATTGACACTAACAAAATTGTTTATCCAATCTTATTTATGATCAGTTTTTCGCATTTTTTGAATGACCTGATCCAATCTACCATCCCATCATTATACCCAATCCTGAAAGGCGAGTTTAGCTTATCATTTTCGCAAATTGGTATTATTACCTTGGTATTTCAGCTTACAGCTTCCATTTTACAGCCATTTGTAGGAATTTATACCGATAAAAAGCCAAATCCTAGATCTTTAGCCATCGGAATGGGATTATCAATGGCAGGGCTTTTACTTTTGGCATCAGCTCATCAGTATTATGTCATTCTAATTTCAGTTGCTTTGATCGGAATGGGTTCATCTATATTTCATCCAGAAGCTTCAAGGGTTGCACAACTCGCTTCCGGTGGACAAAAAGGACTTGCTCAATCTATTTTTCAGGTAGGTGGTAATTCCGGAAGTGCGATTGGGCCTTTGTTAGTCGCACTTATCATACTCCCTTTAGGTCAGGGATACGTTGGATTATTTGCCATCGCCGCTTTTATCGGAATTATTCTTTTATGGAGAATCGGAAACTGGTATGCTGAAAGATTAGCATTCAAAAAAACAGCAAAACATAAGGACTTGGTTGTTAATATTCAGTTATCAAGAAAAAAAGTAATCTTTTCCGTGAGTATTTTATTGGCTTTGGTATTTTCAAAATACATTTATCTCGCTTCAATGACGAATTATTTTACCTTCTTCCTGATCGATAAATTTCATATTTCTGTAAAGGATTCTCAATTATATCTATTTATGTTTCTTGCAGCAGTTGCAGTCGGAACTATTTTAGGCGGAAAATTAGGTGATAAATACGGAAGAAAGAAAATTATCTGGATCTCAATTTTAGGTGCTGCTCCTTTTACGCTTTGTCTTCCCTATCTTTCTTTGGTTTGGACGATTGCATTTGCCGTTATCATCGGATTGATTATTGCTTCAGCATTTTCTGCCATTTTGGTATACGCAACAGATCTTATGCCTGATAAAATTGGTTTAGTTGCCGGATTATTCTTCGGATTTATGTTTGGAATGGGCGGAATTGGTTCTGCCGTTTTAGGTGCAGTAGCTGATGATACAAGTATTGAATATGTATTTAAGATCTGTGCATTTTTACCTTTGATGGGTATTATTACTGCTCTTTTACCAAATATTCAGGGAACGAAGAAAAGTAAATAAGTTTTAAATTAATTTAAATTTCAACAATAAAAAACCCTTTACTACAATAGTAAAGGGTTTCGTTATCTAATTATTAAAAATAAAATTCTTTCCGAACTGTAATTAGTTCTTAATAAATTTCTGTTGATAAACTGCTTTATCAGTTACTACTTTCAAGATGTACATTCCTTTTGTAAGAGAACTTACATTGATTTGTCCATTATTGATCTGTGCATTGATCATCTTACCTGAAAGATCAAAGATCACAGCATTGGTAATTTTATCCTGAGTTTTAATATTCAAAACATCTGTTGTTGGGTTTGGATAGATACCGAATTGAAGCTTCTTAACCTCAGCAGTCGCCAAAGTAGAATTAGTAGCATTCACGGTAAGTGTTTTTTCAACAACTTTACCATTTGAATTAAAACTTAACACAATATCAGCCGTTCCCGAACCTTGTGGTGTAAGAACCAACTCTTCATTAGCATTGATCACTGCAGAAACTACAGCCGTATTACTGTTTGATTTGATAGATTTAACAATAGCCACAGCCAAGTTATCACCATCAGAAATTACCGTTTTTAAATCAATTGTAGATGTTCCGTTCACAGAAACCTGAGAAGGGAACGTATTGCTCACCACAGGGTTCGTAGTATCAGGGAAAACCGTAATCGCAGGGAACCAATAGTAATCGTTTAATATTTTTGTGTTGGTTAAAGTTCCTGTATTATTAAATGTATGAATCCAGTTTTTCTGGTAATGAGCACCATAACCGCTTTCTGTAGTATTTAAAATAATCTCGTCTGTAACAGGATTTACACGCAAAGCAGCTCCGTAAGGAATCTGTTTGTAAGTTCCTGTTTGTCCCGGAATTGCTGCAAAATTTTCGTTAAAAGTTTTTGTATTAACATCAAATTTCACGATCTGAGTTCCTGAAGCGAAACTGTTGATAGAATTGATCCAATATAAAGCATTTTGCTGATTACTTGCTGTAAAGCTTCCTGCATTCCAAGCTCCCCAAGCTCCGATATATTTTGTTGTCGGGATTGCGTATTCTATTTTTGCAAAAGTCACAGGGTTGATATTTACCACTTTCTGATCCTGAACAGTCCAAATACTTCCGTCTTTAGCCTGAACAATAGAATGGAAAGACCCTGCAATGGTAGCCACAACCGTATCTGTATTAGGATTGATCACTAAAATTCCTGCAGCCTGTTTTACTGCAAAAACATATTGTGAAGTACGGATCATATTTCCGATCTGTCCTGCATATTGGCTTCCTCCTCCGGTTGTAGGAATTAAACTTCCAACCGATAAATTATCAATATCAAATGTATAAATTCCGTTTGAAGCTCCGATATATCCTTTGTGCTCGTTGACACCAACAAAAGATCTTCCGTCTCCTCCACCGATATTATTAAATCCAGCAATTTTCTGCATTGTTGAAGCATTTGCAACAACTAATCTTCCTCCAGGTGTGTATTGAGTATCTCCACCGTCAGCAGCCTGTTTTGAGATGAAGTAAAATTTATCCCCGTAAATTGTTCCGTACTGAGTCGTTGCACCAAAAGCCTGATTGTTATTCGCATTGCTGTACACACGGTAATTAACGTTTCCATTGTTATCAACAAAGTTTACAGAACCATTCGTGTGACCGAACCATTCTTCATTCACGATAAAATATCCGTTGGTGAAATTAGTTGAAGAAATATAAGGTGAAACCGCAGTCATTGTTGAAGAAATAGGAAAATCTGAGAATCCTGCATTAAAATTCCAGACATCCCAAGATCCGTTTACTAAAGCACGGGTTGAAGCTCCAACGCCTGAGTATCCGAAATCTGCATCTGTAGGATCTTTCACCCAATATGACCAATATCCGTTGGTTGTCCATCCTGAAGACCAGTGATCTGCAGCATCCGCAGCAGTATAATCATCAAAATCGTAAGCTGTAGTGTTTACAATCCCATCTACAGGATAGTAAGGATAAGTAACGTTTCCGTTTTTGTAAAGAGCGTTTGTGTTTGCCCCATTTAGATCAAAACCAAGTCCGCCGATTGCCGAACCGAACTGAGTTCCCTGATACAGCAAAGTATAGAATCTGTGATCTGCTTTTGCAATCGCTTTCAACATATCTTCACCTGTAGCATTTCCGTCCCATTTAAAACCCCAAACTAAGGCATCAGGATTTTTGCTATCGTTCCATTGTACCACAAAAGCGGCCTGATTAGAACCTGTTCCTACCCAATATTGAACATCAGCAAACGTTAAAGTCGTATTGTTTGTCTGATTTTGAGTTGTAATATTCTGCTGAATATCATTTCGAGGCACTCCCTGTACTTTAATCTGCGCATTAGTAAAAAATGCAAACAGAAAAAGTATCGTTAAAAGATAAAACTTTTTCATTTTTAATGAGTTTAAATATTTTATTGTTATTTTTTTTTAATTTAAATGTAAATCGTAAGCTCCGCCAACCTCCGTAGAAACTTCTCCAAGCCAGCCTGCTTCCTGATTGGTTCCTGTGTACACTTTCACAAAATCTACCCCCGGAAGTTTTACATAATTTCCGTTTTGATCAACCGCCCAGGAAATATCGATATTGGATGCTTCATCATTATTCGGAGCATTATCTGCATAGCCATAATCATAAGACTTCCCTACCCAATAAGCTCCTGTTCCACTTTGATCGTAAAAATTACCCTGAAGTCTGGTTCCTGTAAAACTGTAAGAGGTATCATTAATCCACAAAGGATAATAACTTTGTGCATGGAAGGTGTTTCTTGTTTTAAATCCTACATTCCCAAGAGTGTCCTGCCATTTAATGTACTCAACATCAGTCTGCCAAAATTCAGTTCCGGGAACAGGTGGCTTGCTTTCGTTGGGTTTAAAATAAGTGATGCTATAGTTTTTAGCCGTTGTATTTTTAAAATATTCGCTTCCGGCGATTTCGTACCATTCGTTGTCATCGGGTTTTCCGTTTTTGTTTCTGTCGTAGGCAACCATGATAATTCCGGGTTCGCAAGATCCAGAACGAGGCTGATTGGCTTCATTTCCGAAGAAAGCATTTCCAAGAACTTTAAAATCTCTTCCATTCATATTCGGAATTGTATGATCAAAACCAAAGACAACATAACCTCCGTAACCTCCAAGCGTAACCATTGTAGAGTTTCCTCCAACTAAAGATTCTTTGGCTTTTTGGATCATATCGTTTGTTGTATTTCCTGAGAGATATTCAGGAATTTCATTGATAAACTGCCCTACAGCCGGACGGAAATCAAATACATTAGAAATATATTTGCTGTAAGTTCCCGCTTCATGGTTTACAGAGATTGAAGAAGTGTATGTTTTTACCGTTCCGTTGTTTTCAACTTTTAATTTTAAAGGATATGTTTTTACAACAGGACTGATAAAATCCAATTCAGAATTTTCAGAAATAATAGAATCATTGATACTCCATGTTAGTTTTCCGTTTAATTTCGGGGTAATGTTTAAAACTTTGAAACGATCAATCGTATAGTTTTCCTTCAACCCTTCAAAAGAAGAATTATCATTATTTACCTCTTCATCACTGTCACTTTTACAACCTATAATTCCTATAAGAAGAAAAGCAAAGAATGTGGTTTTTAAAATTTTAAAAATATTTCTTTCCATATTTTTGGGGTTCATTTATTTATATAAAAAAGTGAAATGTGCGGGGATATTTCCGCCTTCGGTTTTCCATTTGAAGTGTCCGTTTTTGTCGAAACAATACACAAATCCTGTGGAAACATAATTTCTTGCGTCTGTAATGTATATATCTTCTGTGATTGGGTTTACGGCAATTCCGTAAGGTGTTTTGATCAAGTCAACATATTCCTGATCGATCACTTTATTGGAAATGATCTGCTCTGTTTTAACATCAATAATTCCGAAAGATTTCTTGTAGGTATGCGTGTTGTAATTGAATTCGTTTCCGTAATAATAAAGTTTGTCATTAACGATCGTCATTTCACTTATTCCGATATGAAAATCTTTCTTCACCGTTCCCGTGACAGGATCAACTAAATACAAACTCGACGGAATTGTATAATAATCACCTCTTGAAGTCACATACAAATCGCCGTAATTATCTTTTTTGATGTGATGAAGATTAATCGCAACATCTATTTTCTTGATTTCTTTAAATGTAGAAAGATCAACCACAGAAACGGTTCTGTCATAATTTGGATATTTATACCCTCCGGAATTGGCTACAAAAAGTTGATTTCCTATAATTTCCATTTCTTCCGGCTGATATCCAACCGTCACTTCTCGTTGAATGGAAAGAGAAACCGTATCGATCTCTGCTACTTTACCCAAAGGTGCATTCGGATCAAGGGAAACAGGTCCTGCATAGCTTGACGCGTAGGCTTTTCCGTTTTTAAAAGTTATATATCTACAGTTTTCTAATTGAATGGTTTTGATACGCTTTGCCGTTTTTGCATCCAGCACCTCAATTTTATTGGAAACATTGATGACTGCATACATTTTACCGCCATAGATCTGAATATCATTTCCAACATCTCCCAACTCCTTTATGACTGTAGGATTGATCTCTCCGTAAATATTCCTGCGGTAAGTTCCTGTTGTATAATCAAAGAAATCTAGCGTGGCTTTGTTGGTTCCCATATTTCCTTCATTCAAAAGATAAAAACCTTTGATCGCAGTATTTTCCGGCTGAGCCAAATTTTCCCGCTCTTCAGGGATAATATATTCGTCTGTACGGCATGAAACCAGAAAGACAAATACAAACAACAGCAGAGAAAAGTTTAATTTTTTCATAATGTATAACTTAGAATAAGTTTAAAAAATCTTCCCGGCATCGGGTAACTTAAGACAACTTCGTAGTATTGGTTCAGCACATTATTCACTTCAAAACTTGCTTTAAACTGATGAGATTTCCAATTGAATTTTTTCTGTATCGATAAATCGTGTGTATACCAAGGCTGTATATGATTAACCGCAATATTGTTCTGATTGATGTCGTAACGCTCTCCTACATAAATGAAACTGTAATTGAAAGCCCAATCCTTATAATCAGCCATTAAAGTAAATGTTCCGCTGTGCCAAGGTGTGTACGGGATCTGATCTCCAAAGAAAGACTCTTCCCTGTCGGAAAAATCTCTTGCACTTTGATAAGTATAGCTTAATAATGGTTTGATTTTTACTTTTCCGACCTGCAATTCTGCCTGAATATTGACATCTGCACCCAAAATCTCAACATAATCAAGATTCTGCATCGTCCATCGGAACATACTTCCATTAGGAGAAGCAATAATTTTATCCTTCACCTGATTGAAATATCCGTCTACTTTTACATAGAAACCTTTAAAGAAGTTATTATTATCGTAAAATTTTTGATAGGTAAAACCAAGATCGTATTGCTCCGTAAATTCGGGTCTTAAAGAAGAGCTTCCGATTAAAGTGTAATACAGATCATTGAAAGTAGGCATCCTGAAAATACGTTTATAAAAACCTCGTACCGTAAAATCTTTAGAATCAAAAGGCTGATAGCTTAAAAATGCGGCCG harbors:
- a CDS encoding LytR/AlgR family response regulator transcription factor, with the protein product MNLTCYIVDDEHHCITFITDLIKETQLFRIIGTATDPRTAITEIKELKPDVIFTDINMPYISGIDLAAQVEHIGLVVFISSDILFSHPRIDLQKSMFLGKPVSLRDFSKAAAQIKSRLGHK
- a CDS encoding FadR/GntR family transcriptional regulator — encoded protein: MQIQRKTLAQEVAERLIEGILNEEYPVGEKLPIEPELMKIYGVGRSSIREAIKILSIKGVLSVQQGVGTFVVSKNIQESLDIQMSKAEIEEVLEVRSLLDSKIAAKAAINHTEKELKAIKAYLDLREQLAEENKAQECYLADINFHVAIAEACGNTLLMDIYKIASKNILRSFETNHNNNTHSFKISQNIHTELYNSIESKDPERAALIAQKIVEKLYY
- a CDS encoding MFS transporter gives rise to the protein MDNIQTKTIDTNKIVYPILFMISFSHFLNDLIQSTIPSLYPILKGEFSLSFSQIGIITLVFQLTASILQPFVGIYTDKKPNPRSLAIGMGLSMAGLLLLASAHQYYVILISVALIGMGSSIFHPEASRVAQLASGGQKGLAQSIFQVGGNSGSAIGPLLVALIILPLGQGYVGLFAIAAFIGIILLWRIGNWYAERLAFKKTAKHKDLVVNIQLSRKKVIFSVSILLALVFSKYIYLASMTNYFTFFLIDKFHISVKDSQLYLFMFLAAVAVGTILGGKLGDKYGRKKIIWISILGAAPFTLCLPYLSLVWTIAFAVIIGLIIASAFSAILVYATDLMPDKIGLVAGLFFGFMFGMGGIGSAVLGAVADDTSIEYVFKICAFLPLMGIITALLPNIQGTKKSK
- a CDS encoding DUF5074 domain-containing protein — encoded protein: MKKFYLLTILFLFAFFTNAQIKVQGVPRNDIQQNITTQNQTNNTTLTFADVQYWVGTGSNQAAFVVQWNDSKNPDALVWGFKWDGNATGEDMLKAIAKADHRFYTLLYQGTQFGSAIGGLGFDLNGANTNALYKNGNVTYPYYPVDGIVNTTAYDFDDYTAADAADHWSSGWTTNGYWSYWVKDPTDADFGYSGVGASTRALVNGSWDVWNFNAGFSDFPISSTMTAVSPYISSTNFTNGYFIVNEEWFGHTNGSVNFVDNNGNVNYRVYSNANNNQAFGATTQYGTIYGDKFYFISKQAADGGDTQYTPGGRLVVANASTMQKIAGFNNIGGGDGRSFVGVNEHKGYIGASNGIYTFDIDNLSVGSLIPTTGGGSQYAGQIGNMIRTSQYVFAVKQAAGILVINPNTDTVVATIAGSFHSIVQAKDGSIWTVQDQKVVNINPVTFAKIEYAIPTTKYIGAWGAWNAGSFTASNQQNALYWINSINSFASGTQIVKFDVNTKTFNENFAAIPGQTGTYKQIPYGAALRVNPVTDEIILNTTESGYGAHYQKNWIHTFNNTGTLTNTKILNDYYWFPAITVFPDTTNPVVSNTFPSQVSVNGTSTIDLKTVISDGDNLAVAIVKSIKSNSNTAVVSAVINANEELVLTPQGSGTADIVLSFNSNGKVVEKTLTVNATNSTLATAEVKKLQFGIYPNPTTDVLNIKTQDKITNAVIFDLSGKMINAQINNGQINVSSLTKGMYILKVVTDKAVYQQKFIKN
- a CDS encoding cell surface protein; protein product: MERNIFKILKTTFFAFLLIGIIGCKSDSDEEVNNDNSSFEGLKENYTIDRFKVLNITPKLNGKLTWSINDSIISENSELDFISPVVKTYPLKLKVENNGTVKTYTSSISVNHEAGTYSKYISNVFDFRPAVGQFINEIPEYLSGNTTNDMIQKAKESLVGGNSTMVTLGGYGGYVVFGFDHTIPNMNGRDFKVLGNAFFGNEANQPRSGSCEPGIIMVAYDRNKNGKPDDNEWYEIAGSEYFKNTTAKNYSITYFKPNESKPPVPGTEFWQTDVEYIKWQDTLGNVGFKTRNTFHAQSYYPLWINDTSYSFTGTRLQGNFYDQSGTGAYWVGKSYDYGYADNAPNNDEASNIDISWAVDQNGNYVKLPGVDFVKVYTGTNQEAGWLGEVSTEVGGAYDLHLN
- a CDS encoding YncE family protein — its product is MKKLNFSLLLFVFVFLVSCRTDEYIIPEERENLAQPENTAIKGFYLLNEGNMGTNKATLDFFDYTTGTYRRNIYGEINPTVIKELGDVGNDIQIYGGKMYAVINVSNKIEVLDAKTAKRIKTIQLENCRYITFKNGKAYASSYAGPVSLDPNAPLGKVAEIDTVSLSIQREVTVGYQPEEMEIIGNQLFVANSGGYKYPNYDRTVSVVDLSTFKEIKKIDVAINLHHIKKDNYGDLYVTSRGDYYTIPSSLYLVDPVTGTVKKDFHIGISEMTIVNDKLYYYGNEFNYNTHTYKKSFGIIDVKTEQIISNKVIDQEYVDLIKTPYGIAVNPITEDIYITDARNYVSTGFVYCFDKNGHFKWKTEGGNIPAHFTFLYK